The Meles meles chromosome 6, mMelMel3.1 paternal haplotype, whole genome shotgun sequence genome has a window encoding:
- the LOC123944680 gene encoding heterogeneous nuclear ribonucleoprotein A1-like: MSNSESPKEPEQLWKLFIGGLSFETTNESLRSHFEQWGTLTDCVVMRDPNTKRSRGFGFVTYPPVEEGNAAMNARPHKVDGRVVEPKRAVSREDSQRPGAHLTVKKIFVGGIKEDTEEHHLRDYFEQYGKIEVIEIMTDRGSGKKRGFAFVTFDDHDSVDKIVIQKYHTVNGHNCEVRKVLSKQEMASASSSQRGRSGSGNFGGGRGGGFGGKDNFGRGGNFSGRGGFGSSRGGGGYGGSGDGYNGFGDDGSNFGGGGSYNDFGNYNNQSSNFGPMKGGNFGGRSSGPYGGGGQYFAKPRNQGGYGGSSRSSSYGSGRRF, encoded by the coding sequence ATGtctaactcagagtctcccaaagagcctgaacagcTGTGGAAGCTCTTCATCGGGggtctgagctttgaaacaaccaatgagagtctgaggagccattttgAGCAATGGGGAACACTTACGGACTGTGTGGTAatgagagatccaaacaccaagcgctccagaggctttgggtttgtcacATATCCCCCTGTGGAGGAGGGGAATGCAGCCATGAATgcaaggccacacaaggtggatggaagagttgtggaaccaaagagggctgtctcaagagaagattctcaaagacctggtgcccacttaactgtgaaaaagatttttgttggtggcattaaagaagacactgaagaacatcatctaagagattatttcgaacagtatgggaaaatcgaagtgattgagatcatgactgaccgaggcagtggcaaaaagaggggttttgcttttgtaacatttgatgaccatgattctgtagacaagattgtcattcaaaaataccatactgtgaatggccacaactgtgaagtaaggaaagtgctctctaagcaagagatggctagtgcttcatccagccaaagaggtcgaagtggttctggaaactttggtggtggtcgtggaggtggttttggtgggaaGGACAACTTTGGTCGCGGAGGAAACTTCAGTGGTCGAGGTGGCTTTGGTAGCAGTCGAGGTGGTGGTGGAtatggtggcagtggggatggctaTAACGGATTTGGTGATGATGGAAGCAACTTTGGAGGTGGCGgaagctataatgattttggcaattacaacaatcaatcctcaaattttggacccatgaaaggaggcaattttggaggcagaagctctggcccttatggtggtggaggccaatacTTCGCCAAACCACGAAACCAAGGTGGCTATGGTGGTTCCAGCCGCAGCAGTAGCTAcggcagtggcagaaggttttaa